The proteins below come from a single Flavobacterium lindanitolerans genomic window:
- a CDS encoding polyprenyl synthetase family protein, whose translation MHSISDYQDNFLKYLDNQKIVKEPKSLYEPIQYILSLGGKRIRPILTLMVAEIFDQDYKRALPAALAVEVFHNFSLVHDDIMDDAPLRRGKETVHEKWNTNTGILSGDAMLILAYQYFEQYEPVIFQALAKIFSKTALEVCEGQQWDVDFENRDDVTIPEYLKMIEYKTAVLVGAAMKMGAIIAETSIENCEAIYDFGLNLGIAFQLQDDYLDAFGDPETFGKQVGGDIIENKKTYLYLKTLQFATPEVKEQLLHLYSIQPTDNSEKINSVKEIFNHTGASQATQEAIKEYTFKAFETLEELNIAQDKKAVLKAFGENLMSRKV comes from the coding sequence ATGCATTCCATTAGTGATTATCAGGATAACTTTTTAAAGTATCTCGACAACCAAAAAATTGTCAAAGAACCAAAATCGTTATATGAGCCTATACAATATATTTTGTCATTAGGAGGCAAAAGGATTCGTCCTATACTGACATTAATGGTGGCAGAAATTTTTGATCAGGACTACAAGAGAGCGCTTCCGGCAGCTTTGGCGGTTGAAGTTTTTCATAATTTCTCACTTGTCCATGATGATATAATGGACGATGCACCACTCCGCAGAGGCAAAGAGACGGTTCATGAAAAATGGAATACTAATACTGGTATTCTTTCTGGTGATGCGATGCTGATTTTAGCCTACCAGTATTTTGAACAGTATGAGCCGGTAATTTTTCAGGCATTAGCGAAGATTTTTAGCAAAACAGCGCTTGAAGTATGTGAAGGGCAGCAATGGGATGTGGATTTTGAAAATCGTGACGATGTTACTATCCCGGAATATCTGAAAATGATTGAATACAAGACAGCCGTACTGGTTGGAGCTGCCATGAAAATGGGAGCGATCATCGCTGAAACTTCTATTGAAAACTGCGAAGCGATTTATGATTTCGGATTAAATCTTGGTATCGCTTTCCAATTGCAAGATGATTATCTTGACGCTTTTGGAGATCCGGAAACATTTGGAAAACAGGTTGGAGGTGATATAATTGAAAATAAAAAAACGTATCTTTATTTGAAGACGCTCCAATTTGCAACACCAGAAGTAAAAGAACAGCTGCTGCACCTATATTCGATACAGCCAACAGACAATTCTGAAAAGATAAATTCTGTAAAAGAAATTTTTAATCATACCGGTGCCTCACAAGCCACTCAGGAAGCTATTAAGGAATATACGTTTAAGGCTTTTGAAACCTTGGAGGAATTAAATATTGCTCAGGATAAGAAAGCAGTATTGAAAGCTTTTGGGGAAAATTTGATGAGCCGAAAAGTTTAA
- a CDS encoding TetR/AcrR family transcriptional regulator produces the protein MYIKNKDEATEELIKKTAKKLFFGEGKFNATTQEIADAAGVNRTLINYYFRSRDKLFEIVFADAQEKEQQRTESIVFSELPFKAKIEEFIDDSFVMAKEYPYMEIYLVTQFNQGCYFKDEEGMERMLKKFYEELVVEMEKGTIEKMEPIQFIINMVSLISFPISMRPLFQKTMRLTDEEYEKILDDRKEIIMNTLFKEQSKSINNK, from the coding sequence ATGTACATTAAAAATAAAGATGAAGCTACTGAGGAATTGATTAAAAAAACTGCCAAGAAATTATTTTTTGGTGAAGGAAAATTTAATGCAACCACCCAGGAAATAGCTGATGCCGCAGGAGTTAACAGAACCTTGATAAATTATTATTTCCGTTCCAGAGATAAATTGTTTGAAATTGTTTTTGCAGATGCGCAAGAAAAAGAGCAACAAAGAACCGAATCTATTGTTTTTTCAGAATTGCCATTTAAAGCCAAAATTGAAGAATTTATTGATGATTCTTTTGTAATGGCGAAAGAATATCCCTACATGGAAATTTATCTGGTAACACAATTTAACCAGGGATGCTATTTTAAGGATGAAGAAGGAATGGAACGCATGCTTAAAAAATTCTACGAAGAATTGGTTGTAGAAATGGAAAAGGGAACCATCGAAAAAATGGAACCTATACAGTTTATAATTAATATGGTTTCCCTGATCTCCTTTCCTATTTCTATGCGTCCGCTTTTCCAAAAAACCATGCGCCTGACCGATGAAGAATATGAAAAAATTCTGGACGACAGAAAAGAAATTATAATGAATACCTTATTTAAGGAACAATCAAAATCAATCAATAATAAATAA